The following proteins are encoded in a genomic region of Triticum dicoccoides isolate Atlit2015 ecotype Zavitan chromosome 1B, WEW_v2.0, whole genome shotgun sequence:
- the LOC119349959 gene encoding alcohol dehydrogenase 1-like, producing the protein MAGRWLCGGSCGVCVRSSQLGHGSATLVVCAAGWLGLDDPWLWSSRKFGCTELVNPKDHSKPVQEVLAEMTNGGVDRSVECTGNISAMIQAFECDHQGWGVAVLVGVPHKDAEFKTHPMNFLNERTLKGAFFGNFKPCTDLPNFVEMYVKKELEVENFITHSVPFSEINKAFDLVAKGKGIRCIIRMEN; encoded by the exons ATGGCAGGGCGGTGGCTCTGCGGTGGAAGTTGTGGTGTTTGTGTGAGGAGCTCACAGCTCGGGCATGGATCGGCGACCTTGGTCGTGTGTGCAGCGGGGTGGCTTGGGCTCGACGATCCATGGTTGTGGAGCAGCAG AAAATTTGGCTGCACGGAATTGGTGAACCCGAAAGACCACAGCAAGCCAGTTCAAGAG GTACTCGCTGAGATGACAAACGGTGGAGTCGACCGTAGTGTTGAATGCACCGGCAATATCAGTGCTATGATACAAGCATTTGAATGTGATCAT CAGGGCTGGGGTGTCGCTGTGCTGGTCGGTGTGCCACACAAGGACGCCGAATTCAAGACCCACCCAATGAACTTCCTGAACGAGAGGACTCTAAAGGGGGCCTTCTTCGGCAACTTCAAGCCGTGCACTGATCTGCCCAATTTTGTAGAGATGTACGTGAAGAAG GAACTGGAGGTGGAAAACTTCATCACGCACAGCGTACCGTTCTCGGAGATCAACAAGGCCTTTGACCTCGTGGCCAAGGGCAAGGGCATTCGCTGCATCATCCGCATGGAGAACTAG